A window of Cohnella herbarum contains these coding sequences:
- a CDS encoding EAL domain-containing protein has protein sequence MNRHTYSLDDHTSQDDLILPYARIFHNSQEAIMVTDRYSKIISINPAFIAITGYAESEVIGRTPSLLKSDVQDADFYVSMWASIHRDGKWQGEIWNKRKNGEIYPEWLSINSVKDENGVPINYVGMFSDMTNRKNTISKLRLHAQVFSNASEGIMITDKQLRILAVNQAFTTMTGFTEQEASGHTPALLHSGIQNQYFYIKMWERIHSTGFWQGEIWNKRKNGEIYPEWLSISTLRDDNGLITNYIGMFTDITERKRSEEHLKYLAHYDTLTGLPNRTLLNELLNEATTQAARTNRQFAVYFIDLDRFKMVNDSLGHNIGDKLLQQVASRLSSVVAKNDTVARLGGDEFVIVLRDLQASTQATDIAKQIIDRIKQPFLMEDNELYLDASIGICMYPAHGNDFDTLIKHADLAMYEAKLQNSGYQLFNSDIIDTFNRKLDLENELRWAIARNQMFLHYQPQVNAESCRMEGMEALVRWNHPTLGQVPPGEFIPIAEESGIIMDIGKWVLKEVCVQLSRWLADSFDVPSIAVNLSARQFMAPDLVSSIRDIVRGTSCSPQQIVIEITESSSMNDIESVLPILHEFKSLGFQIAIDDFGKGYSALGYMKQFPIDILKIDKSFVQELISDSKSVVITKTIIDMAHGLNLKVIAEGVETTDQLDCLRKMACDIVQGYLIDPPMSPDRLESRYWIGV, from the coding sequence ATGAATCGACATACATATTCCCTTGACGATCATACGTCGCAAGATGATTTGATATTGCCTTATGCTAGAATCTTTCACAACTCGCAGGAAGCGATTATGGTCACGGACCGTTACTCTAAGATCATTAGCATTAATCCGGCATTTATTGCGATAACCGGATATGCCGAATCAGAAGTCATCGGAAGGACGCCAAGCCTGCTGAAATCGGATGTTCAGGATGCGGACTTTTACGTAAGCATGTGGGCTTCGATCCATAGGGACGGCAAATGGCAGGGGGAGATTTGGAATAAGCGAAAGAACGGAGAAATCTATCCGGAATGGCTGTCTATCAACTCCGTTAAGGACGAGAACGGGGTCCCGATTAATTATGTCGGGATGTTCTCCGATATGACTAACCGCAAGAATACGATCTCCAAACTCCGGCTTCATGCGCAAGTATTCAGCAATGCCAGCGAAGGGATAATGATTACGGATAAACAACTGCGGATTCTAGCCGTGAACCAAGCGTTTACGACGATGACCGGGTTTACCGAGCAAGAAGCGAGCGGACATACTCCCGCCTTATTGCATTCCGGAATTCAAAATCAATATTTCTATATTAAAATGTGGGAAAGAATCCACTCGACAGGCTTCTGGCAAGGCGAAATTTGGAATAAACGAAAAAACGGAGAAATCTATCCCGAATGGTTATCCATATCAACGTTACGCGATGACAATGGTCTCATTACGAACTATATCGGCATGTTCACCGACATTACGGAACGCAAGCGATCCGAGGAGCATCTGAAATATTTGGCTCATTACGACACCTTGACGGGACTTCCGAATCGCACCTTGCTTAATGAACTGTTAAACGAGGCAACGACGCAAGCCGCCCGGACCAATCGCCAGTTTGCCGTTTATTTTATCGATCTGGACCGCTTCAAGATGGTCAACGATTCTCTGGGACACAACATCGGGGACAAGTTGCTGCAACAGGTCGCAAGCCGCTTGAGCTCCGTCGTCGCTAAGAACGATACGGTCGCGCGGCTGGGCGGCGACGAATTCGTTATCGTCCTGCGGGATCTGCAAGCATCTACTCAAGCGACGGATATCGCAAAGCAGATCATCGACCGCATTAAGCAACCCTTCTTAATGGAAGATAACGAACTCTATTTAGACGCTAGCATCGGCATTTGCATGTATCCCGCGCACGGTAACGATTTCGATACTTTAATCAAGCATGCCGATCTGGCCATGTATGAAGCTAAACTGCAAAACAGCGGCTACCAACTATTCAACTCGGATATTATCGATACCTTCAACCGCAAACTGGACTTGGAGAACGAACTGAGATGGGCAATCGCCAGAAATCAAATGTTTCTCCATTATCAGCCGCAGGTTAACGCGGAAAGCTGCCGCATGGAAGGCATGGAGGCGCTCGTTCGTTGGAATCATCCAACGTTAGGGCAGGTTCCGCCGGGAGAATTCATTCCCATCGCGGAAGAATCGGGTATTATCATGGACATCGGAAAATGGGTGTTAAAAGAAGTATGCGTTCAATTAAGCCGTTGGCTAGCCGATTCCTTCGACGTTCCCTCCATCGCGGTTAATCTTTCCGCAAGGCAATTTATGGCCCCGGATCTGGTCTCTTCGATTCGCGACATCGTGCGCGGGACATCATGCAGTCCGCAACAGATCGTAATCGAAATTACGGAGAGCAGCAGCATGAACGATATCGAATCGGTACTGCCTATCCTGCATGAATTCAAATCGCTCGGCTTTCAAATCGCGATAGACGATTTCGGCAAGGGTTACTCTGCGCTAGGCTATATGAAACAGTTTCCCATCGATATTCTGAAGATCGACAAGAGCTTCGTTCAAGAGCTGATAAGCGATTCGAAGAGCGTCGTCATTACGAAAACCATCATCGATATGGCGCATGGCTTGAACCTGAAAGTCATTGCGGAAGGGGTCGAGACGACCGATCAGCTCGATTGCCTTCGGAAGATGGCCTGCGACATCGTGCAAGGTTATCTGATCGATCCGCCCATGTCCCCGGACAGACTGGAATCCCGATACTGGATAGGAGTGTAA
- a CDS encoding STAS domain-containing protein — protein MCYEISSDINERIIVVLTGAIGVREATSVRQQLFPRLHNRMTGIAFQLEAVTEMDSSALGLLLAVQKIAEDFNVKVTILNAHEQLRERLIMAGIAL, from the coding sequence ATGTGCTATGAAATCAGCAGCGATATCAATGAGCGAATTATAGTCGTCCTCACCGGAGCAATCGGAGTAAGGGAAGCCACCTCGGTTCGCCAGCAGCTTTTTCCCCGTCTCCATAACCGAATGACCGGCATCGCATTTCAGCTCGAGGCGGTAACGGAGATGGATAGCTCGGCGCTCGGGCTGTTGCTTGCCGTGCAGAAAATCGCCGAAGATTTCAATGTAAAGGTTACTATATTAAACGCGCATGAACAGCTCAGGGAACGATTAATTATGGCAGGCATCGCGCTCTGA
- a CDS encoding AbrB family transcriptional regulator — protein MRKAIPLITGKSMPFVLTLIIALVSGYLFTLIRMPIPWLLGPMIGVWLAGRVMKSVQLYWPGSLRNAGLITVGYAIGLSFTTATLREIIRQFPSMILLTLLLLLLCALIAYGMTRLTGIPFPTTLTGSIPGGLSQMIALAEETKGIDITVVTFLQASRLMMIVVAVPLLIFSPLMGGVHSELQIVPVTEISAGWAALFPDILPFAIACTAFALLGNRVNFPTAFLLAPMLVTSVLHLSGLPGPGLPSSLVNVAQLMIGCYIGLLLKPETLPNKLRIVSLSVVSGAVLIAGACLLSYLMTRIHDVSAATALLSLSPGGMDQMGIIAHEIEADVSIVTSYQVFRTFFIFFAVPPLLKLLFSKLAKTKKRSSEP, from the coding sequence ATGCGGAAAGCTATCCCATTAATAACCGGTAAAAGTATGCCCTTCGTTCTGACCCTGATCATCGCGCTCGTGTCCGGCTATCTTTTCACGCTAATTCGCATGCCTATTCCTTGGCTCCTCGGACCTATGATCGGAGTGTGGCTAGCCGGTCGAGTAATGAAATCCGTTCAGCTCTATTGGCCGGGCTCCTTGCGCAATGCGGGACTGATCACCGTAGGCTATGCGATCGGCCTTTCCTTTACGACCGCAACGCTGAGAGAAATCATTCGTCAATTTCCTTCTATGATCTTGTTGACGTTACTGCTACTGCTTCTCTGCGCGCTGATCGCTTACGGCATGACCAGGCTGACCGGAATCCCTTTCCCGACAACGTTGACGGGCAGTATCCCGGGCGGGCTTTCCCAAATGATCGCGCTCGCGGAGGAAACCAAAGGAATCGACATCACCGTCGTCACCTTCTTGCAGGCTTCCAGACTGATGATGATCGTCGTAGCCGTCCCGCTTCTTATTTTCAGTCCGTTGATGGGCGGCGTTCACTCCGAACTTCAGATCGTTCCCGTTACGGAGATCTCTGCCGGTTGGGCGGCTCTGTTTCCCGATATCCTTCCGTTCGCCATCGCTTGCACCGCCTTCGCGCTACTAGGCAACAGAGTCAATTTCCCGACGGCATTCTTGCTGGCCCCGATGCTCGTCACAAGCGTCTTGCATCTGTCCGGACTCCCCGGCCCGGGATTACCTTCATCGCTTGTTAACGTGGCGCAATTGATGATCGGCTGTTACATCGGACTGCTGCTGAAGCCCGAGACTCTTCCGAACAAGCTGCGAATTGTGTCCCTCTCCGTCGTCAGCGGAGCCGTTCTCATTGCGGGCGCGTGCTTGCTAAGCTATCTCATGACCCGAATCCATGACGTATCCGCCGCAACCGCGTTATTGAGCCTCTCCCCCGGAGGGATGGATCAGATGGGCATTATCGCCCACGAGATCGAAGCCGATGTCTCGATTGTGACCAGTTATCAAGTGTTCAGAACTTTTTTCATTTTCTTTGCCGTCCCGCCCCTGCTCAAACTGCTCTTCTCCAAACTTGCGAAAACAAAGAAGCGCTCATCCGAACCTTAA